The following DNA comes from Deltaproteobacteria bacterium.
GGCCGCCAAGTTACGACTGGACCACCCCCTGATCATCGCCGCCGGTATCCGCGCCCGGGCCTGGCCTGAAGACGACCCGGCCTTACTAGCGGCCCTGATATCCCCTTTTGTGCTGGATAACGACAAACCGGCCGAACCTCTCGGGCCAACGCGAACCATTCCCTCAACCCTGACTCCAGCCTGGCTCCACCTGGAAAAGGCGGTGAGGCCGCTGATGCAGCACCAGCAGGGCCGGGGCTTCGAGACCCCGGCCCTGAACCCGCGAGCCTCTCTGGCCATTTACTCCTGGGCCACCCTTGGCGATTGGAATGATGCCGTCCGAGTTTTGGGCCAGGATGAGGGAGACCTGGCCATGCTTGCCTTTCGTACGGCAGACAGCCTGCGTCAGCTGGCCAGCCTGGCAGACACCCAACCCGGCCTGGCCGCCTCGGCCCGGCATGCCATTGACCTGATCCTCAAGGAGCCAGTCACCGTGCCCTTGTGAGAACGAAACGAACCTTGACATGCCGATCGCATAAATAACATTGATCGGGTTCACGGCTGAGACTATATTGTTTAGTGGTTCAAATCCAATTTACGCCTTGAGGAGGAAACGATTATGGCAAAGGTGCTGCTGACCTATTACTCCAGGACCGGGCATACAGAGAAGATGGCCGAGATCATAGCCGAGACGATCAAGGCACAGGGACATGAAGTCACCCTTAAAAAGGTAACCGAGACCGACCCGGAGGAGATGCTTGACGCGGACGGAATCGTCATCGGGTCCCCGACCTACTACGGACAAATGGCGGCAGAGGTCAAATCCCTCATTGATAAAAGCGTCAAGTACCATGGCAAACTCGATGGCAAGGCCGGCGCAGCCTTTACCAGCTCCGGCGGCCTGGGCGGAGGCAACGAGACGACCATCACCGGCATCCTCATGTGCATGCTGGTTCATGGCATGATTATCCAGGGGTTTCCGGGCGGCGATCATTACGGTCCGGTCGCCGTGGGAAAACCGGACCAGCGCAGCGAAACCCAGTGCCGCCGCTTTGCCGAGCGGTTCGCTGGCCTCCTGGATCGCCTGACTTAATGAAGACTTATATCTGGATAGATCGCGAAGGCTGTTGCACGCCGGTTAAGGCATCTCTTAAAAGGTTAAAGACATGCCTTCCCGCAGAAAAAA
Coding sequences within:
- a CDS encoding NAD(P)H-dependent oxidoreductase, translated to MAKVLLTYYSRTGHTEKMAEIIAETIKAQGHEVTLKKVTETDPEEMLDADGIVIGSPTYYGQMAAEVKSLIDKSVKYHGKLDGKAGAAFTSSGGLGGGNETTITGILMCMLVHGMIIQGFPGGDHYGPVAVGKPDQRSETQCRRFAERFAGLLDRLT